In Zhaonella formicivorans, one DNA window encodes the following:
- a CDS encoding xanthine dehydrogenase family protein molybdopterin-binding subunit, translating into MRAKSITRVDVLAKVTGRAKYSDDLKFERMLHVKVVRSPHPHARILGINSQKAMEIPGVVAVYTAKDIPGIPGQPKERPVLAPEVVRYAGDGVALVAAETEQAAIAGAAAVEVLYQELPAVFDPEEALQPGAPVLHADSNLVCHHKVRKGDVKQGFREADIVLERELSTHRVQHVAIEPEAAVALPTLEGVTVYCPSKSPFNVRRVVAETLGITQSQVRLIQPAIGGSFGGKDYDMSVMASRAALAAKLSGRPCKMVYSREESIIEGTKRQPYKMKYKVGAKKDGRLTAMEITIIGDAGAYLSKSAMIAWRSAVEAAGPYVVPHVKTDVICAYTNNVYSDALRGFGSPQVDFASETVMDVLADELGLDPLELRRLNGLKSGSVSATGQVMEAVSLHECLDKLEEALDWKKRRVEIKEENKGTGKVKGLGLACIHRGESLGAGGEGIDTAGVTVQVQRDGSVTLYSGLSEVGQGGHTMLARVVSEILGINPQRIVVSPVDTAYVPDSGPTVASRGTVLAGNAARLAAEEVKGKLAGIAAKALGVEPEELTFADEKVFVRNDPAKMLPYEKVVALCYAKSQNAYGHGWWSAPELWWDHDKGCGKPYFSYTYGACGAEVEIDLATGKVDVLKFVAVHDVGNAMNREEVKGQIGGGVAMGIGFALMEDVKLRQGVIENTNLDEYLIPTSLDIHDIVPVIVEHPGLHGPLGARGLGEPATSIVAPAILNAIAHALGRRIYHLPADLEKVMAEIGQRKNDGFGKGAE; encoded by the coding sequence TTGCGGGCAAAATCAATAACCAGAGTGGATGTTTTGGCCAAGGTGACCGGTCGGGCTAAATACTCTGATGACCTGAAATTTGAGCGGATGCTGCATGTAAAAGTGGTCAGAAGTCCCCATCCCCACGCCAGAATTCTAGGCATAAACAGCCAAAAAGCGATGGAAATTCCGGGTGTCGTGGCAGTCTATACGGCCAAAGATATTCCGGGCATACCCGGACAGCCCAAGGAGCGACCGGTACTTGCCCCGGAGGTTGTACGTTATGCCGGTGACGGAGTTGCCCTGGTGGCCGCCGAGACCGAGCAGGCTGCCATAGCGGGAGCGGCAGCGGTAGAAGTTCTTTACCAGGAGCTGCCGGCTGTCTTTGACCCGGAGGAAGCGCTGCAGCCCGGCGCCCCGGTTTTGCACGCCGATTCCAACCTCGTCTGTCACCATAAAGTGCGTAAGGGCGATGTGAAGCAGGGCTTCCGGGAAGCAGATATTGTGTTAGAACGGGAGTTAAGTACCCACCGGGTGCAGCATGTGGCTATCGAACCGGAAGCTGCAGTTGCCCTGCCGACCCTGGAAGGGGTTACCGTCTATTGCCCTTCCAAAAGCCCCTTTAATGTGCGACGGGTTGTGGCTGAGACATTGGGCATAACCCAGAGCCAGGTGAGGCTCATCCAGCCTGCCATTGGAGGTTCTTTTGGCGGCAAGGACTACGATATGTCGGTAATGGCTTCCAGGGCTGCTTTAGCCGCCAAGCTTTCCGGCCGTCCCTGCAAAATGGTCTACAGCAGGGAAGAATCAATTATTGAGGGAACAAAGCGGCAGCCCTATAAAATGAAATATAAGGTCGGTGCCAAAAAGGACGGCAGGCTTACGGCCATGGAAATCACTATTATCGGGGATGCGGGCGCATACCTGTCCAAGTCGGCCATGATCGCCTGGCGTTCGGCGGTGGAGGCAGCAGGTCCCTATGTGGTGCCCCATGTCAAGACCGATGTGATTTGTGCGTATACAAACAATGTTTATTCCGATGCGCTGCGCGGGTTTGGCTCGCCCCAGGTTGACTTTGCCTCGGAAACAGTCATGGACGTTTTAGCCGATGAGCTTGGGCTTGATCCTTTGGAATTAAGGCGGCTCAACGGCCTGAAAAGTGGTTCTGTTTCTGCTACCGGCCAGGTGATGGAGGCTGTAAGCCTGCATGAGTGCCTGGATAAGTTGGAAGAAGCTTTGGATTGGAAAAAGCGCCGGGTGGAAATAAAAGAGGAGAATAAGGGAACCGGCAAAGTGAAAGGCTTAGGTCTAGCCTGCATCCACCGCGGAGAATCCCTGGGAGCAGGCGGAGAAGGGATAGATACAGCCGGCGTAACCGTGCAAGTGCAGCGGGATGGCAGCGTGACACTTTATTCCGGTTTGAGTGAAGTAGGTCAAGGAGGCCATACCATGCTGGCCAGGGTGGTCAGCGAAATCCTCGGGATTAACCCCCAAAGGATAGTGGTAAGCCCGGTGGATACTGCCTACGTTCCGGACAGCGGGCCCACAGTTGCTTCCAGGGGAACGGTTTTGGCGGGCAATGCAGCCCGTCTGGCCGCGGAAGAAGTCAAAGGAAAGCTGGCGGGCATTGCGGCAAAAGCCCTAGGGGTTGAGCCGGAGGAACTGACTTTTGCTGATGAAAAGGTTTTTGTGAGGAATGATCCCGCTAAAATGCTGCCTTACGAAAAAGTTGTAGCCCTCTGCTATGCCAAGTCGCAAAATGCTTACGGGCACGGCTGGTGGAGCGCGCCCGAGTTATGGTGGGACCATGATAAGGGCTGCGGAAAACCATATTTCTCCTACACTTATGGGGCCTGCGGCGCAGAAGTTGAAATTGACCTGGCCACGGGCAAAGTAGACGTGCTAAAGTTTGTAGCTGTCCATGACGTAGGCAATGCCATGAACAGGGAGGAAGTTAAAGGACAGATTGGCGGCGGGGTTGCCATGGGAATTGGCTTTGCTCTGATGGAAGATGTCAAGCTCCGTCAAGGTGTCATTGAAAACACAAACCTTGACGAGTATCTGATCCCCACTTCCCTGGATATTCACGACATTGTGCCGGTGATTGTGGAGCATCCCGGGCTGCATGGCCCTTTGGGGGCCAGGGGCCTGGGAGAACCGGCCACTTCCATCGTTGCCCCTGCCATCTTAAATGCCATTGCCCATGCCTTAGGCCGGAGGATTTATCACTTGCCGGCAGATTTGGAAAAAGTGATGGCTGAAATAGGGCAAAGGAAAAACGACGGTTTTGGAAAGGGGGCAGAGTAA
- a CDS encoding DEAD/DEAH box helicase yields the protein MKGKPKLKVFCRWEPSQGFLLWSKPASWNNLNLKLNLFAWHSPSFYGTFLPETVYEGKKAIQLSPVTALDFFAHLPEPEFFSVEWSKEIQLLAQIAPVFKELLVSGSWLPDYDKWQKGKTGWKLVYPQGMEKRGAPSYLEEWLDAIIPELIGQNQELAMAWQALMDTYPLLRLENHGVENLLSEEDWLEAIGWKQDHTPFITCLQLREPEGSSSWSLNIVLQDKENPHLLVPYEQNQPTSKDNYPEHWRSYLDQPEKQIQKWTRLLPWLKDQSVESGIIRELTEEQAWEFLNSGSMQLAEAGFTVFLPAWWEQVRKERPKLKAKTKSSVGSLQNSLFGLEQIVQFDWKLAIGDLELSVEEFNRLAEEKRRLMQIKGRWIQLDPLLLQQIKKTLKAKRNGMSLGEVLRLHLLAGDGGQEDSAGPSESMEHPFPVEVELNSQLGGMISQLTEISRLPLLGPPQAFQGVLRGYQRVGYSWLMFLRRFGLGGCLADDMGLGKTIQLIAYLLGCKEEGQDANPFLLICPTSVIGNWQMELKRFAPGLKVYLHYGPQRVKGEDFAPAVLGKDLVITSYTLAHHDREELTSLDWGCICLDEAQNIKNAYTKQAVAIRSLRGNHRIALTGTPMENRLTELWSIMDFLNPGYLGSLTAFTRKFVNVIEKSKDAQAVSRVKRLVQPFLLRRVKTDPAIELDLPEKEEFKEYVTLTAEQASLYENIIADMFERLTHAEGMEKRGIILAALTKLKQVCDHPNLILKENRGALGRGRSAKVARLVEMVEELRAEGDRCLIFTQFAEMGHLLQEILQKELKEPVQFLHGGTPKGKRDAMIARFQDRTLSGEEACAVFILSLKAGGTGLNLTAANHVFHFDRWWNPAVENQATDRVYRIGQNRHVLVHKFITLGTLEERIDELIEQKQGLNELIVGVGENWITELSTAELREIFALRKEWVSVD from the coding sequence ATGAAGGGTAAACCTAAGCTTAAAGTGTTTTGCCGGTGGGAGCCATCCCAGGGCTTTTTGCTCTGGAGCAAGCCAGCAAGCTGGAATAATCTGAACTTAAAACTAAATCTCTTTGCCTGGCACAGTCCCTCCTTTTACGGGACTTTTCTTCCCGAAACAGTTTACGAAGGTAAAAAGGCCATCCAATTATCCCCTGTTACGGCCTTGGATTTTTTTGCCCACTTGCCGGAGCCGGAGTTTTTCTCGGTAGAGTGGAGCAAAGAAATACAGCTCTTGGCGCAAATCGCCCCTGTGTTTAAGGAACTGCTGGTCAGTGGCAGTTGGCTGCCGGACTACGATAAGTGGCAAAAGGGCAAAACCGGATGGAAATTGGTTTATCCGCAAGGGATGGAAAAGAGAGGCGCACCTTCTTACCTGGAGGAATGGCTTGATGCAATCATTCCTGAATTAATCGGGCAAAACCAGGAGTTGGCTATGGCCTGGCAAGCCCTTATGGATACTTATCCTTTGCTTCGCTTGGAAAACCATGGGGTAGAAAATCTATTGAGCGAGGAAGACTGGTTAGAGGCTATAGGCTGGAAACAGGATCATACTCCTTTTATCACCTGCCTACAGCTGCGGGAGCCTGAAGGCAGTTCCTCCTGGAGCCTAAATATTGTTTTGCAGGATAAGGAAAACCCCCATCTACTTGTTCCATACGAGCAAAATCAACCGACATCGAAAGATAATTACCCTGAACACTGGCGGTCCTACCTTGATCAGCCGGAAAAACAGATCCAAAAATGGACTCGGCTTTTACCCTGGTTAAAGGACCAGTCCGTTGAAAGCGGCATCATCCGGGAACTTACAGAAGAGCAGGCCTGGGAGTTTTTAAACAGCGGCAGCATGCAGTTAGCCGAAGCCGGTTTTACCGTTTTTTTACCCGCCTGGTGGGAACAAGTGCGCAAGGAGAGGCCCAAACTTAAGGCGAAAACCAAATCATCGGTGGGTTCTTTGCAGAATTCCCTGTTTGGGTTGGAGCAAATAGTCCAGTTTGACTGGAAACTGGCCATCGGCGATTTGGAGCTGTCGGTGGAGGAGTTCAACCGTCTGGCAGAAGAGAAAAGGCGTCTAATGCAAATCAAGGGCCGGTGGATTCAGCTTGACCCCCTCCTCCTGCAGCAGATTAAAAAAACCCTAAAAGCAAAAAGAAATGGGATGTCTTTAGGGGAGGTTTTGCGACTGCATTTGTTGGCCGGTGACGGGGGACAGGAGGATTCAGCAGGGCCTAGCGAATCCATGGAGCATCCGTTCCCCGTGGAGGTAGAGTTAAACTCCCAACTGGGAGGGATGATCAGTCAATTGACTGAGATTTCCCGCCTGCCACTGTTAGGACCGCCGCAAGCTTTTCAAGGGGTGCTGCGGGGCTACCAGCGGGTTGGTTATTCCTGGCTGATGTTTTTGCGCCGGTTCGGCCTAGGCGGTTGTCTGGCCGATGACATGGGTTTAGGAAAAACCATTCAACTGATAGCTTACTTGTTAGGCTGCAAAGAAGAGGGACAGGACGCAAATCCTTTTTTGCTCATCTGCCCTACTTCAGTAATCGGCAACTGGCAGATGGAGCTGAAGCGGTTTGCCCCGGGGCTCAAGGTTTATTTGCATTACGGTCCCCAGCGTGTTAAAGGGGAAGATTTCGCTCCTGCGGTGCTGGGCAAGGATTTGGTAATTACCTCTTATACACTGGCCCATCATGACAGGGAAGAACTGACTTCCCTGGATTGGGGCTGTATCTGCCTGGATGAAGCCCAAAATATCAAAAATGCTTATACCAAACAGGCTGTTGCTATCCGCAGCCTGCGCGGCAACCACAGGATAGCGCTGACCGGGACTCCTATGGAAAACCGCTTAACTGAGTTATGGTCTATTATGGACTTTCTGAATCCTGGTTACCTTGGCAGCTTAACAGCATTTACCCGTAAATTTGTGAACGTTATTGAAAAAAGCAAAGATGCACAAGCTGTATCCAGGGTTAAGCGGTTAGTACAGCCTTTTCTCCTGCGCAGGGTGAAAACGGATCCGGCCATCGAACTTGATCTGCCGGAGAAGGAGGAGTTCAAAGAATACGTTACTTTGACAGCGGAACAGGCTTCTTTATACGAAAATATCATTGCCGATATGTTTGAGCGGCTCACCCATGCCGAAGGTATGGAAAAACGGGGGATCATCCTGGCTGCCTTAACAAAATTGAAGCAGGTCTGTGACCATCCCAACCTGATCTTAAAGGAAAATAGGGGGGCTTTAGGCCGCGGGCGTTCAGCCAAAGTTGCCCGGTTAGTGGAGATGGTTGAGGAACTTCGGGCGGAAGGGGACCGGTGCTTGATTTTTACTCAGTTTGCCGAAATGGGCCATCTTTTGCAGGAGATACTGCAAAAAGAACTTAAGGAGCCGGTGCAGTTTCTCCACGGCGGCACTCCCAAAGGCAAGCGTGACGCCATGATTGCCCGCTTTCAAGACCGGACGCTTTCGGGAGAAGAAGCTTGTGCTGTCTTCATTCTCTCTCTGAAAGCAGGAGGCACCGGCCTAAATTTAACTGCTGCCAATCACGTTTTCCATTTCGACCGCTGGTGGAACCCTGCGGTGGAGAACCAGGCAACGGACCGAGTTTACCGTATCGGACAAAACAGGCATGTGTTGGTTCATAAATTCATTACCTTAGGTACCTTGGAAGAGCGCATCGATGAATTGATTGAACAAAAACAAGGCTTAAATGAACTGATTGTGGGCGTCGGCGAAAATTGGATTACGGAACTTTCTACCGCTGAGCTGCGGGAAATCTTTGCCCTGCGTAAAGAATGGGTTAGTGTGGACTGA